A region of Caldibacillus debilis DSM 16016 DNA encodes the following proteins:
- the rlmN gene encoding 23S rRNA (adenine(2503)-C(2))-methyltransferase RlmN, with translation MGTFGEKPSIYGLTIDELAGWLTERGQKKFRAEQIWDWLYRKRARSFSEMSNVNKECLALLEENFALGTIDLQLKQVAKDGTVKFLFRLRDGNLIETVLMRQAYGLSVCVTTQVGCNIGCSFCASGLLRKVRNLEAAEIVEQLMQVQFFLDEAGKGERVSHVVVMGIGEPFDNFDNMIRFVKVINHPKGLAIGARHITVSTSGIVPKIYEFADLDLQVNLAISLHAPNNELRSSIMKINRAYPIKKIMEAMDYYLKKTNRRVTIEYILLKDVNDHVEEARQLAELLKDKRKLVYVNLIPYNPVFETPYQRSTKEAMLAFYDTLKKNGINCVIRKEHGTDIDAACGQLRSKQLKKAN, from the coding sequence ATGGGAACGTTTGGAGAGAAACCGTCCATCTACGGATTGACGATAGATGAATTGGCCGGATGGTTGACGGAAAGGGGCCAGAAAAAATTCCGCGCCGAACAGATTTGGGACTGGCTGTACCGGAAACGGGCCAGAAGTTTTTCGGAAATGAGCAATGTGAACAAGGAGTGCCTCGCCCTCCTCGAAGAAAATTTTGCGCTCGGAACCATCGATTTGCAATTGAAGCAGGTGGCCAAAGACGGCACGGTGAAATTTCTCTTCCGGCTGCGGGACGGGAATTTGATCGAAACGGTGCTGATGCGCCAGGCTTACGGCCTTTCCGTCTGCGTCACGACCCAGGTCGGCTGCAACATCGGCTGTTCCTTTTGCGCCAGCGGCCTGTTGAGGAAGGTCCGCAATTTGGAGGCCGCGGAAATCGTGGAACAGCTGATGCAAGTCCAATTTTTCCTGGATGAGGCGGGAAAGGGCGAACGGGTCAGCCACGTGGTCGTCATGGGGATCGGCGAACCCTTCGACAATTTTGACAACATGATCCGGTTTGTCAAAGTCATCAACCACCCGAAAGGGCTGGCCATCGGGGCGCGGCATATCACCGTCTCCACAAGCGGCATCGTCCCGAAAATTTACGAATTCGCCGATCTGGATCTGCAGGTGAATCTGGCCATTTCCCTGCACGCGCCGAACAACGAGCTCCGCAGTTCGATCATGAAAATCAACCGGGCCTATCCGATCAAAAAGATCATGGAAGCGATGGATTACTATTTGAAAAAGACGAACCGCCGGGTGACGATCGAGTACATTTTGCTGAAGGATGTCAACGACCATGTGGAAGAAGCCCGGCAGCTGGCGGAACTTCTCAAAGATAAGCGGAAACTGGTGTATGTCAACCTCATCCCCTACAACCCGGTTTTCGAGACCCCCTATCAACGGAGCACGAAGGAAGCCATGCTGGCCTTCTACGATACGTTGAAGAAAAACGGGATCAACTGCGTCATCCGCAAGGAACACGGGACGGACATCGACGCGGCCTGCGGACAGCTGCGGAGCAAACAATTGAAAAAAGCCAATTAA